Below is a genomic region from Prevotella melaninogenica.
GTCCAGTTTCCGTGGATATCAATGTATGACCACAAACTAAAGTTATCGCCCTCAAAGCAATAACGAGGGAGCGCCTTCCACTGAGCGGTAGGGTCGTCAAGCGGTGTCCACAGACACATCTTACGATCGCGCTTCACGCCTTGGCGCACCTGATAGTCACCGTCCTTAATACGCTCGAGTGGACGAACACGAGAGATAAAGAACTGGTCGTCAATCTCACTAACGCCCTGTGGTTGCTTCATCTCACCTTTCAGCCACGCTTCAAGGTAGTTAGGCAGGTTCTCAAACTTAGCATCCTGAATGTCCAATGGATGTGTTGGCGTACGCTGTGCACTCACAGTGAGGCAGCTTGCCAATGCCAAGGATGCAAATAAAGTAATCCTTTTCATGAATAATAAATGTTTAGTTTATAAATAATTTTAGGTTTATACAGCTATAGGCATATAACTATATAAGGTTTGTCTCTGTTTAGCAATTATGCTATTTAGCTATGCTTTCGGGTTTAAAGATTAAATGTTCTTAATAGATAAAAGGATAAAACAAAAAGTGCCAGAAGAAGATTAGCTCCTTCCAGCACTTAGAGAATTATTTACTTACAGATAAACTTAACTGTACGGAGGGTCTTACCGTCCTTCTTGACATTCACAACGTAAACGCCCTGAGCACCAAGATGGAGACGTACAGACTCTGCACCATTGACAGAAACAGCCTTGCTTGCTACCATCTGACCATTGGTAGAGAATACCTGAACGAGGTAGTTACCTGGTGTCTCAACGTCGAAGAGGACATCACGATCGATAGCGTAAACCTTCATGTCAGCAGCCTCAGTGCCGTTGATACCTGTTGGATCAGCCTTCACCTTGATTACCTTGAAGGTACGAGTGTCAGAACCATGTGCGTTCTTCAATGTCAATGTAACCTCATAGCCACCTGCCTTAGCATACTTCAACTTAGCAGTACCAGCCATATCAGTACCATTCTGTGAAACGATAGTAGCCTTCTTAGCTGTCCACTCTGCTGTAGTCTTCACCTGATAGTTACCAGATACGAATGGGCTACCAGCATCGTAAGTTGGAGCGTCTGGTACGAGTGTTGTAACACCTTCGCCAACACCTACCTTCAATTCACCGTGAGCCAACTTAGCATTACCTACCTTACTTGCAAAGTAGTGGTCAGAAGCAGCGTCAGACTCGAAGTCCCAGTAAGCCTTCAAACCATTCTCTGTACCTGATGTAGATGTCATTGCCTGTGTAGCCTCAGCAGCTGAAATGTACTTATTGAAGAACTTAACATCATCAACAATAGCGTTCATAGCTGCTGTGCCGTGACGACCAAGACTAATACCAAGGACGTTCTCTGGCCACCAGCTCTCGCTTGCATAACGCTCTGGACACACGCCATCGCCCTTCTTATCACTACCAATCTGCCAGTTGTGTGCCTTAGCTTCCTTACCATTGATATAAACCATTGGCTTGGTATCTGTTCCATTACCATCCATTGCTAAAACGAAGTGTGTCCAAGCACCTGGAATGAAATCAACCTTCCAACGCTGATGATATTCAGGGTTACTCTCACCATTCTTCTTACGAAGAGTTACATCCAATACACCTGTACTTGGGTCATATGTAGACCAAAGAGTACCCCAGTTGTTTGCTGGCCAGCCATAACCTGGGTAACGCATATCAACAATCTGAGTATTACCAGAGAAGTTATTGAACTTAACCCAGAAAGCAAGAGACCAAGCATGCTTGTTATCAGTCATATCAAGTTCAGAAACCTTAACGCCTACTGGCTTCTCGAGAGTCTTGATACCTCTTGAACCAGAACCGTCAGCCTTCTTACCCTCGTACTGCATTGTTACCTCGCTGTTAGCAAGAACCTCGATAGAAGTCTCGCTGTTGTTAGCTGTGAGCTTGTTGATATGAGGAACAGCACCTACTGCATCAGAAGTAATCTGAATGTAGTTAGCATATCTTACTTCCTTATTAACGCGGGCACCATTCTCATTAACTGCACCTGTAAGAACGAGATCGTAGAAGCCTGTCTGGCTCAAACCATTCTCAACCTTGATTTCATTAGCATTGTTGCTGGTTGCAACAGTTGCACCATTGTGCTCAATCTTCCAGTTACCTGCCTCGTGACGTGGGTCAACATAAGCGATAGTGAAAGCCTCGTTTGGCTTGATAACAGACTTGTCTGCCTTGATTTCGTCGCTATATTCATAGCTATTGAAGATTTCGTGATCCTCGCCCCAAGCGATAGCACTCTCCTTCTTCATATCGAGAGATACTGCAGATACACCGAACTTCACCTTGCCCTGACCCTTGAGGTCTACAGGAACAGAATAGAACATACCTGCCCATGAAGTAGTTACACCCATGAGGATTGGGTCCTTACCCTCCTGCTTAGCCCAGAGCTTGAAGAAAGAAGTCTTCACGTCTGTGTTGTAGCAAGGCTCGCCCTGACCCTTAGTGTTAGGCATGTTGAAGATAATCTTAGCATCAACACCATTCTTTGCAGCGTGCAACAAGGTTGTCTTTACATCGATTGGCTGTGCTGGAGCATCGAAGCTACCACGAACGATTGAGAACTCACCGAGATAGAGATTCAAGTCGGCAGCATTCTCCATCTTGAGTGCAACGAGTGCAAGTATCTTACCGTTCAAAGTACCATCAACAGTGATAGTCTTCTCAACCCACTTGTCCTCATCAGCCTCATCAGCAGTTGTCAATACTGGATAAGCCTTCTCAGCGTTTACATTATCTTCTGTAGCGAATACCAAAGAAGCATCAGCCTTACCACCCTTAACCTTATAACGGAAGGTGATAACGTCGCCTGACTTCAAAGCATACTTTGTCTTGAAGAGGTGGAGATACTCCTTAGGAGTAGAACCATGTACACGAACAGTAGAACCACCCATGTAAGCATCGTCCCATACAAACTCTGCATCAAGACCATTTGCAGGAACATCAGCTGCGGTACGACCGAGCAACTTGCTTGCAAACCACCAACGCCATGTTGGCAAGTAATCCTGTACACCTACGTTAGCCCATGGACGATCGTTCTGACGTACACCACCATAGTTGAAGAACTTACCATTACCGAGGTTGAAGTAAGTAATCAATGGCTCCTGTGTCAAGTCCCAAGACATAGAACTACGTGCGGTCATCATCGCTGACATACCAGCAAAGTCTGTGTTATCAGCATTGTAGTTCAAGCTGTTATTGATTTGGAGAGAGTTAACCGGATTACGTGAACCGCTTGAGAACCAACGCTCAGTACGCAACATATAAGTGCGCTGCTGTGTCTCAGGGTCACTACCCTTCTCACCACGACTCTCAAAGAACATGTTCTGTGAGTGAGCACCCCAAAGACCGATAGAGATTGGATAATTCTTCAACAAAGTCCAACGTGAACCGTGTCTTGGCTCACCACCTTGCATATTAATACCAGCGTAGAGATCCAATGGGCTACGTTCAATTTCCGCTGCCTTATCTACTGAACCCTGCAACAACCAATCTGAGTTCCAGTTGTAGTTGAAGAAGAGGTTAGCAGCCTCGCTGCCTTTTGCTCCAAAGAGGTTCTTGTTGTTATCGTTCAGACCTTTGTCAAAATCAATATTACCTCTCTCATTAGTACCATCATACCAAAGATTCTCATAGATTGGGTTGTAAGGCTTGATTGCCTTATTGAGGTTAACATGGAAATCTTTAAGAGCACGAACCAAACGACCACTACCGAAATAGTCAGAGAACTCAGAGTTATAGCCGAGACCATCGTAACCGAAGTAGTTCATGAAGTCAGCTGCATTCTGAACATTTGCTGTAGAGAGGTTGTTCAAAGTTGTTCTCCAGTCACCCTTGAGACCACCCCAAGGAATACCAGCAACAGAAGATACAGGCACACCATTCTTATGTGCTGCGTCCAACAAAGCTGCAGGAATACGACCTAAGCCGCAGTTCCAGTCGCCCCAGTGAGTTACGTAAGGCCACATTGAGAATACCTCAGAGTCGAAGACACCATCAGGGAGGGCGTTCTTACTTGGCACGTTCCATGGCAACCAAGCAAGGAGCTTCTTGTCGTTTGTCTCTGTAAGGTCCGTACGAACCTGTGTTCCTTCGTAACGGAAACGCTGCTTTGGTTTTACACGAGAGATGAAGAAGTTATCATCATCATTGATTTTAGGATTCGACTTTGACCAGCTCTGCAGTTTGCCTGGGAACTGATGAGAGTCAAAGCCCCACTGAATGTAGTTGCTCTTAAGTTCCTGTGCCATCAAGGTTGATGGAATTAGGCAGCAACCAAAAAGAAGTAAATTAATTCTTCTCATAATTGATTTGGGTTTTAATGTTATTGAATAATTATAAATCTTATTACCGTTTAGATCTGCCTCCACTCGTTAGGAGAACAGACGTTGTCCGAGAACTGCATCCTTCGTTGATACCGCTTAGTAGACTTTACCTGTCTTTCGATAGCTTTATAGATGCCAACTGTGCCTCACGTCTCTCATTTCCATTCGTCGTATTCATGCTCAGCACATCGTGTGCGAAGGCTTAACACCACTTGTGCGGATGCTCCGCACCATTAAAAAAGATGCTGAAGGAACATTCCACTGTTCATGAGACGAGGGTTGCACTACCCTAACAAAAGCCACGTTTTATCGGACATACTTATTATCAGAAAGCTTACCTACCAAACAAAACAAGGCTACCCGACTCGATAGAATCAAGTCAGATAACCTCATTTTATATCACCTATTACTTAATCGTAATCTTTTGTGTACGGATAACATTGTTGTTCTGCATCTTAACGAGGTAAACACCTGCTGGCAACTCATTTGTATTGAAAGACTTTGGATTAACCAAGCTCTTTACAGTCTGACCGTCAGTAGAGAATACCCATGCACGTTC
It encodes:
- a CDS encoding endo-beta-N-acetylglucosaminidase → MRRINLLLFGCCLIPSTLMAQELKSNYIQWGFDSHQFPGKLQSWSKSNPKINDDDNFFISRVKPKQRFRYEGTQVRTDLTETNDKKLLAWLPWNVPSKNALPDGVFDSEVFSMWPYVTHWGDWNCGLGRIPAALLDAAHKNGVPVSSVAGIPWGGLKGDWRTTLNNLSTANVQNAADFMNYFGYDGLGYNSEFSDYFGSGRLVRALKDFHVNLNKAIKPYNPIYENLWYDGTNERGNIDFDKGLNDNNKNLFGAKGSEAANLFFNYNWNSDWLLQGSVDKAAEIERSPLDLYAGINMQGGEPRHGSRWTLLKNYPISIGLWGAHSQNMFFESRGEKGSDPETQQRTYMLRTERWFSSGSRNPVNSLQINNSLNYNADNTDFAGMSAMMTARSSMSWDLTQEPLITYFNLGNGKFFNYGGVRQNDRPWANVGVQDYLPTWRWWFASKLLGRTAADVPANGLDAEFVWDDAYMGGSTVRVHGSTPKEYLHLFKTKYALKSGDVITFRYKVKGGKADASLVFATEDNVNAEKAYPVLTTADEADEDKWVEKTITVDGTLNGKILALVALKMENAADLNLYLGEFSIVRGSFDAPAQPIDVKTTLLHAAKNGVDAKIIFNMPNTKGQGEPCYNTDVKTSFFKLWAKQEGKDPILMGVTTSWAGMFYSVPVDLKGQGKVKFGVSAVSLDMKKESAIAWGEDHEIFNSYEYSDEIKADKSVIKPNEAFTIAYVDPRHEAGNWKIEHNGATVATSNNANEIKVENGLSQTGFYDLVLTGAVNENGARVNKEVRYANYIQITSDAVGAVPHINKLTANNSETSIEVLANSEVTMQYEGKKADGSGSRGIKTLEKPVGVKVSELDMTDNKHAWSLAFWVKFNNFSGNTQIVDMRYPGYGWPANNWGTLWSTYDPSTGVLDVTLRKKNGESNPEYHQRWKVDFIPGAWTHFVLAMDGNGTDTKPMVYINGKEAKAHNWQIGSDKKGDGVCPERYASESWWPENVLGISLGRHGTAAMNAIVDDVKFFNKYISAAEATQAMTSTSGTENGLKAYWDFESDAASDHYFASKVGNAKLAHGELKVGVGEGVTTLVPDAPTYDAGSPFVSGNYQVKTTAEWTAKKATIVSQNGTDMAGTAKLKYAKAGGYEVTLTLKNAHGSDTRTFKVIKVKADPTGINGTEAADMKVYAIDRDVLFDVETPGNYLVQVFSTNGQMVASKAVSVNGAESVRLHLGAQGVYVVNVKKDGKTLRTVKFICK